A region of Lepus europaeus isolate LE1 chromosome 2, mLepTim1.pri, whole genome shotgun sequence DNA encodes the following proteins:
- the LOC133747811 gene encoding olfactory receptor 5AC1-like, which produces MAEENQTLVTEFVLTGLTDRPELQLSLFLVFLAIYLTTMVGNLGLIALICKDPHLHTPMYSFLGSLAFADASTSSSVTPKMLINFLSKNHAISFFDCIAQFYFFGSFATTECFLLVVMAYDRYVAICNPLLYAVVMSNRVCAWLISGSFIIGFLHSAIHVGLLVRLSFCRYNVIQYFYCEILQLFNISCSDPTVNILLVVIFSAIIQVFTFMTILISYSYIVFSILKKKSEKGRSKAFSTCSAHLLSVSLFYGTLFLMYVHPGSAPTEEQNKLYSLFYTIIIPLLNPFIYSLRNKEVKGALRRIMKK; this is translated from the coding sequence ATGGCAGAGGAAAACCAGACTCTGGTGACGGAGTTCGTCCTCACAGGACTTACAGATCGTCCAGAGCTGCAGCTGTCCCTGTTCTTGGTGTTTCTGGCGATCTACCTCACCACCATGGTGGGCAACCTTGGACTGATTGCTCTCATCTGTAAGGATCCCCACCTTCACACCCCCATGTACTCATTCCTTGGCAGCTTAGCCTTTGCAGATGCATCCACTTCTTCCTCTGTGACTCCCAAGATGCTTATCAACTTTTTATCAAAGAATCATGCCATATCCTTTTTTGACTGTATtgctcagttttatttttttggctcCTTTGCAACAACAGAATGTTTCCTCTTGGTTgtgatggcctatgaccgctatgtAGCGATATGTAACCCTTTGCTTTATGCTGTGGTGATGTCCAACAGAGTCTGTGCTTGGCTGATAAGTGGGTCTTTTATAATCGGTTTTCTGCACTCAGCAATTCATGTGGGCTTGCTAGTTAGATTAAGTTTCTGCAGATACAATGTCATACAATATTTCTACTGTGAAATTTTACAGCTGTTCAACATTTCTTGCAGTGACCCTACAGTTAATATACTCCTGGTTGTAATCTTTTCAGCCATTATACAAGTCTTTACTTTTATGACTATTCTCATCTCCTACTCCTATATTGTGTTTTCCATCTTGAAGAAGAAGTCTGAGAAGGGCAGAAGCAAAGCCTTCTCCACATGCAGTGcccacctgctctctgtctctttgttttatGGCACTCTCTTCCTCATGTATGTGCATCCTGGATCTGCACCCACTGAAGAGCAGAACAAACTGTATTCTTTATTCTACACAATCATAATTCCCCTGCTGAATCCTTTTATTTATAGCCTGAGGAACAAAGAGGTTAAAGGGGCCTTGAGAagaataatgaagaaataa